One genomic window of Kaistia geumhonensis includes the following:
- the acs gene encoding acetate--CoA ligase, with amino-acid sequence MHEIVHAVPQDWAASAHVDIDDYHSLYRRSVEDPAGFWAEQAQRLDWIKPFTVVKNTSFAPGAVSIRWFEDGTLNVAANCLDRHLETRGDKVAILWEGDDPSESRAITYRELHAEVCRFANVLKKLGVEKGDRVTIYLPMIPEAAMAMLACARIGAIHSVVFGGFSPDSLAGRIGDCHSTLVITADEGLRGGKKVPLKHNTDLALAKTIGDEKVLVIRRTGAEVAMHAGRDYWYHEVSAEVSADCPPAEMNAEDPLFILYTSGSTGRPKGVLHTTAGYLLHAAMTHEIVFDLKEDDIFWCTADVGWVTGHTYIVYGPLANGATSVMFEGVPNYPSNSRFWQVVDKHKVTIFHTAPTAIRALMQSGDEPVKVASRASLRLLGSVGEPINPEAWEWYYRVVGDGRCPIVDTWWQTETGGVLITPFPGATPLKPGSASWPFFGVQPGIVDSEGRLLEGACEGNLVLLDSWPGQMRTVYGDHERFEQTYFSAYKNMYFTGDGCRRDADGYYWITGRVDDVINVSGHRMGTAEVESALVAHQNVSEAAVVGYPHDIKGQGIYAYVTLMAGVEPSDALRKELVGWVRKEIGPIASPDLVQFAPGLPKTRSGKIMRRILRKIAEDEFSALGDISTLADPAVVEDLIANRQNRRKEAV; translated from the coding sequence ATGCACGAGATCGTTCACGCGGTCCCGCAGGACTGGGCCGCCTCGGCGCATGTCGATATCGATGACTATCACAGCCTTTACCGGCGCTCCGTCGAGGATCCGGCCGGGTTCTGGGCCGAACAGGCGCAGCGGCTCGACTGGATCAAGCCGTTCACGGTGGTCAAGAACACCTCGTTCGCGCCCGGCGCCGTCTCGATCCGGTGGTTCGAGGACGGCACGCTGAATGTCGCGGCCAACTGCCTCGACCGGCACCTCGAAACGCGCGGCGACAAGGTGGCCATCCTCTGGGAGGGCGATGATCCCTCCGAGAGCCGAGCGATCACCTATCGCGAGCTTCATGCCGAGGTTTGTCGCTTCGCCAATGTGCTGAAGAAGCTCGGCGTCGAGAAGGGCGACCGGGTCACCATTTATCTGCCGATGATCCCGGAGGCGGCGATGGCGATGCTCGCCTGCGCCCGCATCGGCGCCATCCATTCGGTGGTTTTCGGCGGCTTCTCGCCCGACAGCCTCGCCGGCCGGATCGGCGATTGTCACTCGACGCTGGTCATCACGGCCGACGAGGGGCTGCGCGGCGGCAAGAAGGTGCCGCTGAAGCACAATACCGACCTCGCTCTCGCCAAGACGATCGGCGACGAGAAGGTTCTGGTCATCCGCCGCACCGGCGCCGAAGTGGCCATGCATGCCGGACGCGACTACTGGTATCACGAAGTTTCCGCCGAGGTTTCCGCCGACTGCCCGCCGGCCGAGATGAATGCGGAAGACCCGCTGTTCATCCTCTACACCTCCGGCTCGACGGGCCGGCCAAAGGGCGTGCTGCATACGACGGCGGGCTATCTGCTGCATGCCGCGATGACGCACGAGATCGTCTTCGACCTGAAGGAAGACGACATCTTCTGGTGCACCGCCGATGTCGGCTGGGTCACCGGCCACACCTATATCGTCTATGGCCCGCTCGCCAACGGCGCCACCTCGGTGATGTTCGAGGGCGTGCCGAACTATCCGAGCAACAGCCGCTTCTGGCAGGTCGTCGACAAGCACAAGGTCACGATCTTCCACACCGCGCCGACGGCGATCCGCGCGTTGATGCAGTCGGGCGACGAGCCGGTCAAGGTGGCTTCGCGCGCCTCGCTGCGGCTGCTCGGCTCGGTCGGCGAGCCGATCAACCCCGAAGCGTGGGAGTGGTACTACCGCGTCGTCGGCGACGGCCGCTGCCCGATCGTCGACACCTGGTGGCAGACGGAGACCGGCGGCGTGCTGATCACGCCGTTCCCCGGCGCGACGCCGCTGAAGCCGGGCTCGGCCTCCTGGCCGTTCTTCGGCGTGCAGCCCGGCATCGTCGATTCCGAAGGCCGGCTGCTCGAGGGCGCCTGCGAGGGCAATCTCGTGCTGCTCGATTCCTGGCCTGGCCAGATGCGCACCGTCTATGGCGACCACGAGCGCTTCGAGCAGACCTATTTCTCGGCCTACAAGAACATGTACTTCACCGGCGACGGCTGCCGGCGCGATGCGGACGGCTATTACTGGATCACCGGCCGCGTCGACGACGTCATCAACGTCTCCGGCCACCGGATGGGCACGGCCGAGGTCGAGAGCGCGCTGGTCGCGCATCAGAACGTCTCCGAGGCGGCGGTGGTGGGCTATCCGCACGACATCAAGGGGCAGGGCATCTATGCCTATGTCACGCTGATGGCCGGCGTCGAGCCGAGCGATGCGCTGCGCAAGGAGCTTGTCGGCTGGGTGCGCAAGGAGATCGGGCCGATTGCCTCGCCCGACCTCGTCCAGTTCGCGCCCGGCCTGCCCAAGACCCGCTCCGGCAAGATCATGCGCCGCATCCTGAGGAAGATTGCGGAGGACGAGTTCTCGGCGCTCGGCGACATCTCGACGCTCGCCGATCCGGCGGTGGTCGAGGACCTGATCGCCAACCGCCAGAACCGCCGCAAGGAAGCGGTCTGA
- a CDS encoding DUF1674 domain-containing protein: MNQSETPADAAPRPLSPAAQRALDEARARRAEIDAAADLPREILGRAGPEPVRYGDWENKGIASDF, translated from the coding sequence ATGAACCAGAGTGAAACGCCGGCCGACGCGGCGCCGCGGCCGCTGAGCCCGGCGGCCCAGCGCGCGCTCGACGAGGCCAGGGCTCGCCGTGCGGAAATCGACGCGGCGGCCGACCTGCCGCGTGAAATCCTCGGGCGCGCCGGCCCTGAGCCGGTGCGCTATGGCGACTGGGAAAACAAGGGCATCGCCAGCGACTTCTGA
- a CDS encoding SAM-dependent methyltransferase — protein MSGRTAGGRTERFAALIAHIRDVMGIGLAFRLWDGTRIPADASDDALTVAIADEGAVAGLFRSPKIDTLINLYVSKRLDLLNGTLFDLVAERPKVRSREVRRLLDKKLLLRSFADFVFSPRGGPWPLEQIRGDRAQRDGSETANKENVHYHYDVSNAFYALWLDPEMVYTCAYFRDWDNDIATAQRDKLDMICRKLRLKPGETLLDIGSGWGALVCHAAQHYGVNAVGVTLADEQYVFAREKVARLGLQDRIRFELKDYTQVQGQFDKIASIGMFEQVGIPNYPTYFSTVHRLLKPGGLYLHHAIARPAKMTEKAFRRTNPEYAAIRRYIFPGGELDHLGMSVANLERFGFEVHDVEGWREHYRMTLRHWHDRLLARYDDAVREVGEVKTRLWLAYIAGCSVAFERNSVTINQTLASRRQRGPSGLPPSREDIYRDWPAAPDA, from the coding sequence ATGAGCGGACGGACGGCGGGCGGACGGACGGAGCGTTTCGCGGCGCTGATCGCTCATATCCGCGACGTGATGGGCATCGGCCTTGCCTTCCGCCTCTGGGACGGGACGCGCATTCCGGCAGACGCCTCAGACGACGCGCTCACCGTCGCCATCGCCGACGAGGGGGCCGTGGCCGGCCTCTTCCGCAGCCCCAAGATCGACACGCTCATCAATCTCTATGTGTCGAAGCGGCTCGACCTCCTGAACGGGACGTTGTTCGACCTTGTCGCCGAGCGGCCGAAGGTTCGCTCCCGCGAGGTGCGGCGCCTGCTCGACAAGAAGCTGCTGCTGCGCTCCTTCGCCGATTTCGTCTTCTCGCCGCGCGGCGGGCCCTGGCCGCTCGAGCAGATCCGCGGCGACCGCGCCCAGCGCGACGGCTCCGAGACGGCGAACAAGGAGAACGTCCACTACCACTACGACGTCTCCAATGCCTTCTATGCGCTCTGGCTCGATCCGGAGATGGTTTACACCTGCGCCTATTTCCGCGACTGGGACAACGACATCGCGACGGCGCAGCGCGACAAGCTCGACATGATCTGCCGCAAGCTGCGGCTGAAGCCGGGAGAGACGCTGCTCGACATCGGCTCGGGCTGGGGCGCCCTCGTCTGCCATGCGGCGCAGCATTACGGCGTCAACGCCGTCGGCGTGACGCTTGCCGACGAGCAATATGTGTTCGCGCGCGAGAAGGTCGCCCGGCTGGGCCTGCAGGACCGCATCCGCTTCGAGCTCAAGGACTACACCCAGGTCCAGGGCCAGTTCGACAAGATCGCCTCGATCGGCATGTTCGAGCAGGTCGGCATCCCGAACTACCCGACCTATTTCAGCACCGTGCATCGCCTGCTGAAGCCCGGCGGCCTCTATCTCCACCACGCGATCGCCCGCCCGGCCAAGATGACCGAGAAGGCGTTCCGCCGCACCAATCCCGAATACGCCGCCATCCGCCGCTACATCTTCCCGGGCGGCGAACTCGACCATCTCGGCATGTCGGTCGCCAATCTCGAACGCTTCGGTTTCGAGGTGCATGACGTCGAAGGCTGGCGCGAGCATTACCGCATGACGCTGCGCCATTGGCACGACCGGCTGCTCGCCCGCTACGACGACGCGGTGCGCGAGGTCGGCGAGGTCAAGACGCGACTCTGGCTCGCCTATATCGCCGGCTGCTCCGTCGCTTTCGAGCGCAATTCGGTGACCATCAACCAGACGCTCGCCTCGCGCCGCCAGCGCGGCCCCTCCGGCCTGCCGCCGAGCCGCGAGGACATCTATCGCGACTGGCCGGCCGCGCCCGACGCTTGA
- the htpX gene encoding zinc metalloprotease HtpX — protein sequence MNMMRTAVLIAVLTALFMGVGYLVGGQSGMLIALLFAAGMNVFTYWNADRMVLSMYGAREVNEATAPRYYATVRELAARAGLPMPKVYIIDSPQPNAFATGRNPQNAAVAASTGLLQALTAEEVAGVMAHELAHVKHHDTLTMTITATIAGAISMLANFAFFFGGHRDERSPLGAFGAIAAALLAPIAAMMVQMAVSRTREYSADRTGAEICGNPRALASALAKIAGAAHQIPNAAAEANPATAHLFIINPLSGQRMDNLFSTHPATENRIAALMELDRDMNRRGSAPAGRGVGLPGGFGSRPAAASAAPRRGPWG from the coding sequence ATGAACATGATGCGGACCGCCGTCCTGATCGCGGTCCTCACCGCACTTTTCATGGGCGTCGGCTATCTGGTCGGCGGCCAGTCGGGCATGCTGATCGCGCTGCTGTTCGCGGCGGGCATGAACGTGTTCACCTACTGGAACGCCGACCGCATGGTGCTCTCCATGTATGGCGCGCGCGAGGTGAACGAGGCGACGGCGCCGCGCTATTACGCGACGGTGCGCGAGCTCGCGGCCCGCGCCGGCCTGCCGATGCCCAAGGTCTACATCATCGACTCGCCGCAGCCGAACGCCTTCGCTACCGGCCGCAATCCGCAGAACGCCGCCGTTGCCGCCTCGACCGGCCTGCTGCAGGCGTTGACGGCCGAGGAGGTCGCCGGCGTGATGGCGCATGAGCTGGCGCATGTGAAGCATCACGACACGCTGACCATGACCATCACCGCGACCATCGCGGGCGCGATCTCGATGCTCGCCAATTTCGCCTTCTTCTTCGGAGGCCATCGCGACGAGCGCAGCCCGCTGGGGGCTTTCGGCGCCATCGCGGCGGCGCTGCTCGCGCCGATCGCGGCCATGATGGTGCAGATGGCGGTGAGCCGGACGCGGGAATATTCCGCCGACCGGACGGGCGCCGAGATCTGCGGCAATCCGCGGGCACTCGCCTCGGCGCTTGCCAAGATCGCCGGCGCGGCGCATCAGATCCCCAATGCCGCGGCGGAGGCGAATCCCGCGACGGCACATCTCTTCATCATCAATCCGTTGTCGGGCCAGCGCATGGACAATCTGTTCTCCACCCATCCGGCGACGGAGAACCGCATCGCGGCGCTGATGGAGCTCGACCGCGACATGAATCGCCGCGGCTCCGCGCCGGCCGGCCGCGGTGTCGGCCTTCCCGGCGGCTTCGGTTCCCGCCCGGCCGCGGCTTCGGCCGCGCCGCGCCGGGGGCCCTGGGGTTGA
- a CDS encoding RsmB/NOP family class I SAM-dependent RNA methyltransferase, with translation MNGRGARGPASDRQRPRGQRRPPKPAPGVAARIAVVAALHAVTANHRPADTVLDDPSGPFATLEPRERALARAILGIALRRHGQIRDALGRFLDKALPKKSGPLGSILEVAAAQILFMDVADHAAVSIAVDLAGQDRDAQHFKGLANAVLRRLAEGRDAILADQDEAVLNTPRWLSTSWTAAYGAESALSIALAHLEEAPLDLTARSDAAALAERLGGTLLPTGTVRLLPGGAIDALDGFAEGAFWVQDAAAALPARLLGDVAGRAVADLCAAPGGKTLQLAAAGALVTAVDHSAERLKRVEQNLARTGLSARLVTADALAFDPGELYDAVLLDAPCSASGTIRRHPDVALLKRPADVAALAELQRKLLARAVSLLRPGGILVYSTCSLEPAEGEAQAEWALRTLPLSPSPMQPAEIGGLDALCRGGYLRSLPSDLPADEPRLSGLDGFFAARFVKN, from the coding sequence TTGAACGGCCGGGGAGCCAGGGGCCCCGCCTCCGACCGCCAACGCCCGCGCGGCCAGCGTCGGCCGCCGAAGCCGGCGCCTGGCGTCGCCGCGCGCATCGCCGTCGTCGCCGCGCTCCACGCGGTGACGGCCAATCACCGTCCCGCCGATACCGTTCTCGACGATCCTTCCGGTCCGTTCGCAACGCTGGAGCCGCGCGAGCGTGCCCTCGCCCGCGCCATTCTCGGCATCGCGCTGCGCCGGCACGGCCAGATCCGCGATGCGCTCGGCCGCTTCCTGGACAAGGCGCTGCCCAAGAAGTCCGGCCCCCTTGGTTCGATCCTCGAGGTCGCTGCGGCGCAGATCCTGTTCATGGACGTTGCCGACCACGCCGCCGTTTCGATCGCCGTCGATCTCGCGGGCCAGGATCGCGACGCCCAGCACTTCAAGGGCCTCGCCAATGCCGTATTGAGGCGACTTGCAGAGGGTCGCGACGCGATCCTCGCCGACCAGGACGAGGCCGTGCTCAACACGCCGCGCTGGCTCTCCACGAGCTGGACAGCCGCCTATGGCGCCGAGTCCGCCCTCTCCATCGCGCTCGCCCATCTCGAGGAAGCGCCGCTCGACCTCACGGCGCGCAGCGACGCCGCCGCTCTGGCCGAACGGCTGGGCGGCACGCTGCTCCCGACCGGCACGGTGCGGCTTCTGCCCGGCGGCGCGATCGATGCGCTGGACGGCTTCGCCGAAGGCGCGTTCTGGGTCCAGGACGCCGCTGCGGCATTGCCGGCCCGCCTGCTCGGCGATGTCGCCGGCCGGGCCGTCGCCGATCTCTGCGCGGCGCCCGGCGGCAAGACGCTGCAGCTCGCAGCGGCCGGCGCACTGGTCACCGCCGTCGATCACTCGGCCGAGCGGCTGAAGCGCGTCGAACAGAACCTCGCCCGCACCGGTCTTTCGGCCCGTCTCGTCACCGCCGATGCGCTGGCCTTCGATCCAGGCGAACTCTACGACGCCGTCCTGCTCGACGCCCCCTGTTCGGCGTCCGGCACGATCCGCCGCCATCCCGACGTGGCGCTCCTGAAGCGTCCCGCCGATGTGGCGGCGCTGGCCGAATTGCAGCGGAAGCTGCTCGCGCGCGCTGTCTCGCTGCTGAGGCCGGGCGGCATCCTCGTCTATTCGACCTGCTCGCTGGAGCCGGCCGAGGGCGAGGCGCAGGCGGAATGGGCGCTGCGGACGCTGCCGCTTTCCCCCAGTCCCATGCAGCCGGCGGAGATCGGCGGCCTCGACGCGCTCTGCCGCGGCGGATATCTGCGCAGCCTTCCCTCCGATCTTCCGGCGGACGAGCCGCGACTTTCGGGCCTCGACGGTTTCTTTGCGGCCCGCTTCGTGAAAAATTGA
- a CDS encoding heparinase II/III family protein: MAFGRGAGQGRVVRFALASAWRRSRYAFHAGPLYGWRYLGPAPDRLVIAPTDLRTADPTIAHDIYAGRYVFAGEAVDVSGFSVFEVEPPSRAWAAGLHGFGWLRHLRASDLAVSRQNARALIDEWIRFQKSHDRVAHDPVVTARRISSWLAQTPLVLEGCDHGFYRRFMRALTRQVRSLRRVAHDVPPGRPRLSVAMALAAAALSLADQNRFVRQAARFVDQELTRQILPDGGHVSRNPGAVLDILVDLLPLRQAFTARGMQPSPALLGAIDRMMPMLRFFRLGDGAFAKFNGMGETELGLLAAVLAYDDARGSPVRNAPHSGYQRIEAGDTVLIADTGAPPPPALSREAHAGCLAFEMSVGRQPIVVNCGIPGPGAIALRRLARATAAHSTVTFNDASSCRFLTGGVLASRLGEVIVAGPGKVELTRLDEKRQTRITAAHDGYVDRYGIRHERRLAMRPDGLRLDGKDSFTNPSGAPLALGGKDAFAIRFHLHPAVEASRLETGQGVLLVLPDGSGFVFEAPGHDVMIEESIRLSDIRGNRRAEQIVVHGRAMQFPAVRWHFEQVAGPGHYVADAWPEEQAWPEDQAWPEDQAWPEQQEPMEAEAGMSDEEPVAFAETDLAGNVEAEVAPKS, translated from the coding sequence ATGGCGTTTGGAAGAGGGGCAGGGCAGGGGCGGGTCGTCCGCTTCGCGCTGGCTTCGGCCTGGCGCCGCTCGCGCTACGCCTTCCATGCCGGTCCGCTCTATGGCTGGCGCTATCTCGGGCCGGCGCCCGACCGGCTCGTCATCGCGCCGACAGACCTTCGCACCGCCGATCCGACCATCGCGCACGACATCTATGCCGGGCGCTATGTCTTCGCCGGCGAAGCGGTGGATGTTTCCGGCTTCTCGGTGTTCGAGGTCGAGCCCCCGTCGCGGGCCTGGGCGGCCGGGCTGCACGGCTTCGGCTGGCTGCGGCATCTCCGCGCCTCCGACCTCGCGGTCTCGCGGCAGAATGCGCGCGCGCTGATCGACGAGTGGATCCGCTTCCAGAAGAGCCACGACCGCGTCGCGCATGACCCGGTCGTGACGGCGCGGCGCATCTCGTCCTGGCTGGCGCAGACGCCGCTGGTGCTCGAAGGCTGCGATCACGGCTTCTACCGCCGCTTCATGCGGGCGCTGACGCGGCAGGTTCGGTCGCTTCGCCGCGTCGCGCATGACGTGCCGCCCGGCCGGCCGCGCCTCTCGGTCGCCATGGCACTCGCCGCCGCCGCACTGTCGCTCGCCGACCAGAACCGCTTCGTGCGCCAGGCCGCGCGCTTCGTCGATCAGGAACTGACGCGGCAGATCCTGCCCGATGGCGGCCATGTCAGCCGCAATCCCGGCGCCGTCCTCGATATCCTGGTCGATCTGCTGCCGCTGCGGCAGGCCTTCACGGCGCGCGGCATGCAGCCCTCGCCGGCCCTGCTCGGCGCCATCGACCGCATGATGCCGATGCTGCGTTTCTTCCGGCTCGGCGATGGCGCCTTCGCGAAGTTCAACGGTATGGGCGAGACGGAGCTCGGCCTTCTGGCCGCCGTCCTCGCCTATGACGACGCGCGCGGCTCCCCGGTCCGCAACGCCCCTCATTCCGGCTACCAGCGCATCGAAGCCGGCGACACCGTGCTCATCGCCGATACGGGAGCGCCGCCGCCGCCCGCCTTGTCGCGCGAGGCGCATGCCGGCTGCCTCGCATTCGAGATGAGCGTCGGCCGCCAGCCGATCGTCGTCAATTGCGGCATTCCAGGCCCCGGCGCCATCGCGCTCCGCCGCCTCGCCCGCGCCACCGCGGCCCATTCGACCGTCACCTTCAACGACGCTTCGTCCTGCCGCTTCCTGACCGGCGGCGTGCTGGCGAGCCGGCTCGGCGAGGTGATCGTGGCCGGGCCCGGCAAGGTGGAACTGACACGGCTCGACGAGAAGCGGCAGACCCGCATCACCGCCGCCCATGACGGCTATGTCGACCGCTACGGCATCCGCCACGAGCGCCGCCTCGCCATGCGGCCGGACGGCCTGCGCCTCGACGGCAAGGACAGCTTCACCAATCCCTCGGGCGCGCCGCTGGCGCTTGGCGGCAAGGATGCCTTCGCGATCCGCTTCCACCTCCATCCGGCCGTCGAGGCGAGCCGGCTGGAGACGGGCCAGGGGGTGCTGCTCGTGCTGCCCGACGGTTCGGGCTTCGTGTTCGAAGCGCCCGGCCACGACGTGATGATCGAGGAGAGCATCCGTCTCTCCGACATCCGCGGCAACCGCCGGGCGGAGCAGATCGTCGTGCATGGTCGTGCGATGCAGTTCCCTGCCGTGCGCTGGCATTTCGAGCAGGTGGCGGGTCCGGGTCACTATGTCGCCGACGCCTGGCCTGAGGAGCAGGCGTGGCCCGAGGATCAGGCTTGGCCCGAGGATCAGGCCTGGCCGGAGCAGCAGGAGCCGATGGAGGCCGAGGCCGGCATGAGCGACGAAGAGCCGGTGGCCTTTGCCGAGACCGATCTCGCCGGGAACGTCGAGGCGGAGGTCGCGCCCAAGTCCTGA
- the purH gene encoding bifunctional phosphoribosylaminoimidazolecarboxamide formyltransferase/IMP cyclohydrolase: MAVPPPKVDLPDLVAMQRALFSVFDTTGAIDLARALHAAGVRLFATGSTAKAIVSAGLPVMNIADLIGFPEILGGRVKTLHPKVHGGLLALRNDPVHAAELIEHGIEPFDLVVSNLYPFEKTIAATSDLPTLVENIDIGGPAMTRAAAKNHGFVSILVDPADYDGLLAELAAHGGATTLAYRRRLAAKAFARTAAYDAAVSTWFAAALDEPAPAWRALGGKLAESLRYGENPHQRAAFYVTGEQRPGVATARQLQGKQLSYNNINDTDAAFELVAEFDPAAAPAVAIIKHANPCGVATGASLVEAYERALRCDPVSAFGGIVALNRTLDAEAARKIVEIFTEVIIAPDATEEAVAIVAAKKNLRLLVTGGLPDPTAGGLSFRSVSGGMLVQDRDAGHVARADLKVVTKRQPSAAELDDLLFAFRVAKHVKSNAIVYAKDGATVGIGAGQMSRVDSSTIAARKAAEAATAAGLHESLAIGSVVASDAFFPFADGLLAAAAAGATAVIQPGGSMRDDLVIAAADEAGLAMVFTGMRHFRH, encoded by the coding sequence ATGGCCGTTCCCCCGCCGAAGGTCGACCTGCCCGATCTCGTTGCGATGCAGCGCGCGCTGTTCTCGGTGTTCGATACGACCGGCGCGATCGATCTCGCGCGTGCGCTCCACGCGGCCGGAGTTCGCCTGTTCGCGACCGGCTCGACGGCCAAGGCGATCGTCTCGGCGGGACTGCCGGTGATGAACATCGCCGACCTGATCGGCTTTCCCGAAATCCTCGGCGGGCGGGTTAAGACGCTGCATCCGAAGGTGCATGGCGGCCTCCTGGCGCTGCGCAACGACCCCGTGCATGCCGCCGAACTGATCGAGCACGGCATCGAGCCCTTCGACCTCGTCGTCTCCAACCTCTATCCGTTCGAGAAGACGATCGCGGCCACCAGCGACCTGCCGACCCTCGTCGAGAACATCGATATCGGCGGCCCGGCCATGACGCGCGCCGCCGCCAAGAACCACGGCTTCGTGTCGATCCTCGTCGATCCGGCCGATTATGACGGGCTGCTCGCCGAACTCGCGGCGCATGGCGGCGCGACGACGCTCGCCTATCGCCGCCGCCTCGCCGCGAAGGCCTTCGCCCGCACCGCGGCCTATGACGCCGCCGTCTCGACCTGGTTCGCCGCTGCGCTGGACGAACCCGCGCCGGCCTGGCGTGCCCTCGGCGGCAAGCTCGCGGAGAGCCTGCGCTATGGCGAGAACCCGCATCAGCGCGCCGCCTTCTACGTGACGGGCGAGCAGCGGCCCGGCGTCGCGACCGCGCGGCAGCTCCAGGGCAAGCAGCTCTCCTACAACAACATCAACGACACGGACGCCGCCTTCGAGTTGGTGGCGGAGTTCGATCCGGCGGCCGCGCCGGCCGTCGCCATCATCAAGCACGCCAATCCCTGCGGCGTCGCGACCGGCGCGAGCCTCGTGGAGGCCTATGAACGGGCGCTCCGCTGCGATCCGGTCTCGGCCTTCGGCGGCATCGTCGCCCTCAACCGGACGCTCGATGCCGAGGCCGCGCGGAAGATCGTCGAGATCTTCACCGAGGTCATCATCGCTCCCGACGCGACGGAGGAAGCCGTCGCGATCGTCGCGGCCAAGAAGAACCTCCGCCTGCTCGTCACCGGCGGACTGCCGGACCCGACCGCCGGCGGCCTCTCCTTCCGCTCCGTCTCGGGCGGCATGCTGGTGCAGGACCGCGATGCCGGCCATGTCGCGCGCGCCGACCTCAAGGTCGTCACGAAGCGGCAGCCGAGCGCGGCCGAGCTGGACGATCTCCTCTTCGCCTTCCGCGTCGCCAAGCATGTGAAGTCGAACGCCATCGTCTATGCCAAGGACGGCGCCACCGTCGGCATCGGCGCCGGCCAGATGAGCCGCGTCGATTCCTCCACCATCGCGGCGCGCAAGGCGGCCGAGGCGGCGACGGCGGCCGGTCTGCACGAGAGCCTCGCCATCGGTTCGGTCGTGGCGTCGGATGCGTTCTTCCCCTTCGCCGACGGCCTGCTCGCGGCGGCGGCGGCAGGCGCGACCGCAGTGATCCAGCCCGGCGGCTCGATGCGCGATGATCTGGTGATCGCGGCGGCCGACGAGGCCGGCCTCGCCATGGTGTTCACCGGCATGCGCCATTTCCGGCATTGA